GGGGGAAAGGTAGCTGAACACACCGTCTTGGTGCCGGTCATCTCCGCGCATCGTGGGCTCCTCCGAAAAGTTCCGGAGCATCGTACAACGATGAGTGATCACGTCAACGGGAAAATGAAGGGTTTTTCAGCATCCTGCTAACGGGCCGTATCACGCGCGGTGGGTGAGTGCCGACGCTTCCTGTCGGCTGCGAGCCCGACGCCCACCGTCGCGTGCATACGGAGGTTAGGCCTCATTTTGACTCTCGGGATCCGCCGGTAGGCCGGAGCGGATCCGTTGCTGCCGCCGATACTCCCGAGCATGTCTCAAGCAGTAGAGCAACTCCTGCGCGTCAGTATCAACGGCATACTCGAAAAGTGTGGTGCGGTCCAAGTAAGCCCGTTCAACTTCATTCATGATGCCGCGAATTTTCTCGAATGCTGAATCGATGGTTTTCTTGGTGATTGGCACGAGGGGAACTAAGCTACGCCCAAGTATCGTGTCGAGGTCAGAATGGGCGAGAAGTTTGCTCCGTCGCTGTCGGATGGGCCCGCACAGCGTTTCGAGTTCGTCAAGTTGCACCTTGACTCGATCGCGTAAACCCGCCGGGTCGGCAGGGTCGATGTGTACAAGAAGCCGGCTTAGACTGAGATTGTCCTTCCCGACCGACTTGAGCGGGTCCGTAAGCCGGGCGATGGCTAATTGTATATGGTCTGCCCAGACATGTTGGCTTAGGCCGAAATAGGCTTGGGCGCCAAAGTTGAGCAGGTCAACTGTCTCCTTGCTTCCGTAGAGCTCACTAAATATCTTCCACTTCATATGCAGGCGAACAACTTCCTGCCAAAGCGCCGCTCGAACCGCGGCTAGTTCAGCCGGCATTGCGGATGGTTTACCCACTGTACTCACTCTCGGCTCCTCGTGATGCATGCCTAACTAGTTTTGTGCCGATCCCCGTTATTTGATAGGGCTGCGAGGACGGCGAGAATAAAAAAAGTAGTGCCGCACGAGCCTGCGCGGGGAAGCCCCTCCAATCCAACGACAGAGGGAAAAAGAGCGCGCCTCCATTCGGAGGTTTTCAACGAAATAGACTGACCTGTACGAAAAAATATGACTGCGAGGGAGCAGGTGGTAAGGGTTCGGTGGAGGTGCCGGGCGTGACGAGGACTCGGGATGGATTGTCATGCGAACCCCCCGCGCGAATGGCTCGCCAGGCTCGGAGTTGGGGGCGCGGTTGGAGAAACTATACGCCCGTGGCGGCATGTAGCGCAAGGAATGGAGTCGCGCCGCTGAAGATCGGCGCGGAGTCGTGACAGCGGTGCACGCCTAGTGGTCACCTTGGAGGTAGATGGTCCGGATTGTAGACGCTGCCGACGATGATGGGCTGGTCGGGATCCCCCTCGAGAAAGGCGACCACCACCTCCCAGCCGACGCGGGGGAGAACGAACCCGGTCTCGGTTCCGGCGTAAAGCGCCCCGACGCGCACCCAGCACGAGCTGGACTCGTCCCGCCGGCCCTCGCGATCCCAGTGGAATTGCACTTTCACGCGGCCGTATTTGTCGGTGAAGATCTCCTCGCCGGGGGGCCCGACCACGACCGCCGTCTGCGTGCCGGGAACGACCGGTCTCGGAGTCTTCCGGGCGGGCCGGAAAGGCAGGCCGGCCGGGATGCATTCGAAGCGGTTCCGATATTCCCCCTTCGAGCCGTCGGTCGCCGCCCGCGCCGAGTGCTGTACGGAGGTCAGGACGTACGCTCCGTCGCCGTCGAAGTGCCGGGTGAGCTGAAACCGGTGCCCGGGCGTAAAGATCGCCGCGGTCGACACGCCGCGGATGACGAGCGCCTGGGCCGCTTCTTCCTGCATCCGGATTCCCACGGTGCGCCGGCCGTCCTCGAAGATCTTGGTGAGCTCGTCGGGCCCCTCGGCGCCGCCAGGATCGATGCCGTCGAAACGCTTCGCATAACCTCCCGGATAGTCGTAGAGCTTCAGAGCGTCGGCGCCGCCGGCGGTGAGCCGGTGCAGGACCTGCCCGGCCGCGACCGTATCCTGGATGTCCGCGCTCACCTCGAGAGTCTGGCCCGGCAGCTCGAACTCGTGATCTCTTAGGGTGGTCTTGCCCGAGCGGATCTCCTGAATCTTGTCCCAGTCCGCGATCGTGTCGGGGCGGTCGAGCGCGGCGCACCGGTAGGGGAACGCGCCCGCCAGGTCCGGGTGCCCTTCGGGAGTGTTGGCGAGCACCATCGTGTGGCCGCCCGCCGAGTGCCTGAAGAAGTAAAAGATTCCCTCCTCCTCCATGAGGCGGCTCAGGAAGGCGAAGTCGCTCTCCTGGTACTGGACCACGTAGGTGCGCGGGTGGAAGGTCCCCTGGAGCTGCATCGTGAAGGCGAGGCCGGGAGTCTCGCGCAGGACCGTGGCGAGGATGTCCGGAACGGACATCTCCTGGAAGATGCGGGTCGACCGCGTGCGGGTCAGGAGCCAGAGCCTGGGCACGATCTCGGCCTGGTAGCGGGTCCTCTCGCCCTGGCTGAAGCGGTTGCAGATTCCGTGGAAGTACCGCGTCTGTCCTCCCGGCATCGTCACGCTTATGCCGATCTCCCGGCCCAGCAAGTCGCTCGCGGAGATGCTGGCGGTACTCGCCGACACCAGATCGAGCTGGTATGAGAAGAGGGAGGAGATCCCTTCCTGCCCGTGGAACGCTTCGAGCACCAGAGACTCAGCCCCGGCGGGCGCGGACAGCGACAGGACAACCCCGGAATCAGAAGCCGAAGCGTCGACTCCTATCTGGCGGATCTCCATGGCTGCCGCCGCGCCGGCCGCCAGGGTCAGAATGATGAGTGCGACCGAGAGCCTGGCGCCGTGTCTCATGAGGACCTCCTGGGGATAGTCATCCGAAGAGCCGATCCCGTCACCGATCAGGCAAACGGAGAGAGGATGTTGCGAGAGGTCCGATTCTGACGCCAGAAGTCCGGACAGGTCAAGCGTCTTCGGCGTCCGGCCACGGATAGGACCATTACCCGGCATCCGGCCCTGGCCAGGTTTACTTCAGCCAAAATGGAAGTCATGGTCGCCTTTCGAACTTGCCTGTCCTCTTCCACTGTCCTCGTGGGAGTCTGTCCAGCCGGCCCGCGGAAATCTGTCCGAGCCGTCCCGCGGTCGCTATACTATTTCACGCCGTCCCCGAGCGTTCGTTGAAAGCCGGAAGCCAGAGCACTCCGTGGGAGCGCCGATGCAGTCGCCCCGGCGGGTGAGCAACCCGCCCAATCCGTGGTCCAGCCAGCACGTCGAGTGGATCGATGCCCCGCCGCTCGTGGCGCTGGAAGTGTACGAAGAGGAGGCCAAGACGATCCTGGCGACGAACGACAGTCCCGACGTCGGCTTCACCTGGAGCGTCAATCCCTACCGCGGCTGCCAGCATGCCTGCGCCTATTGCTATGCCAGGCCGACCCACCAGTACCTCGGCTTCGGCGCGGGAACCGATTTCGACTCCCGGATCGTCGTCAAGCGCAACGCCCCGGAGCTGTTGCGCAAGGAGCTGGCGCACCCGCGGTGGAGGCGCGGCCGCGAGACGATCGCCTTCTCGGGAGTGACCGACTGCTACCAGCCGCTCGAGGCTTCCTACGAGCTGACGCGCCGGTGCCTGGAGATCTGCGACGAGTTCCGCCATCGCATCGCGATCATCACGAAGAGCGCCCTAATCCGACGCGACCTCGATCGGCTCGCCCGGATGAGCGGTCGCGGCGGCGCCCACGTGACGATTTCGATCCCCTTCGCCCGCGACGAGGACGGGAGGAAGATCGAGCCGCTCGCCAGCGCCCCGTCCACCCGCTTCGAGACGATTCGCCGGCTGGCGGAGGCGGGCGTGCCGGTGGGAGTGGGGATCGCGCCGCTGATTCCCGGACTGAACGACAGCGCCATCGCCGAGATCCTCGAGCGGGCCAAGGCAGCGGGCGCGACCGACGCGTTCCTGGTGCTCCTGCGGCTGCCGGCCGAGGTCAAGCCGGTCTTCGAAGAGCGCCTGCACGAAGTCTTCCCCGAGCGCGCCGAGAAGGTCCTCCACGCGCTGCGCGACATGCGTGAAGGACATCTTTACCGCTCCGAATTCGGCGAGCGGATGCGCGGCAAGGGCCCGCGTTGGGAGGCGATCCACAGCCTCTACGAGGCCCAATGCCGGCGCCTCGGCCTCGATCACCGCCGCTACGACCCGGCCGACAAAAAGAGCGCCCCCGCCCCGGCCCTCCCGAAGCAGATCCCGCTGTTCCAATAGCCAGCCGATGGATTTGCTCAAAGACTCTTCACTCGCGAGACTTTGCCTCCATTCATGAGATCGGCCATCAATTCGGCCTGAAAGAGTTTACAGGCCGCGGGTGCAGCAATATGCTGATGCAGGAATAATCTCCGGGCGAAGGGGATTACGATCTGCCACCTGCGGAAGAGTTCTTTCTTCGCATGTGCTGAAGAGGTGGGAGACTATCAAGGAGAAGAATATGAGCCAACGGAGTGAAACCGAGACCACCATGAAAGCCGTACGCATCCACGCCTTCGGCGGTCCGGAAGTGTTGCGGTATGAAGACGCCCCGCGGCCGGTCGCCGCGGCGGGCGAGGTCCTGATCCGGATCCATGCCAGCGCGGTCAATCCCGCGGATTGGAAGTTCCGCAATGGATTGTTCGGGAAGGATGCACCCTTGCCGCTCACGCTGGGTTTCGATTTCTCCGGAGTGGTCGAGGCTCTTGGCGAAGGCGTCACGCGCTGGAAAACGGGCGACGAAGTTTATGGGTATGGGCTGGGCGCCTATGCCGAATATATTGCCGTGAAGGAAACCTTGGTGGCCGCCAAGCCGAAAACGGTAGACCACATCCATGCGGCCGCCATCGCCTCGGCGAGCCTGGCGGCCTGGAAGGCCTTGTTCGAAGTGGGCGGATTGCGTCCCGGCCAGAAGGTTCTGATCCACGGAGCGACCGGCGGCGTGGGGGGGTTCGCCGTGCAGCTTGCGCATGCCAAGGGCGTCCATGTCATCGGCACGGCATCGAAGCGCAACCAAAGCTATCTCAAGGAATTGGGCGCCGATGAAGCCATTGATTACGAATCGGTCCGTTTTGAGGACGAGGTTCGCGATGTGGACATGGTGTTTGATACCCAAGGCGGTGAGACGCAGGCGCGCTCCTGGAAGACCCTCAAGCGAGGCGGCATCCTGGTTTCCATCGCGCAGCCTCCGGCCCAGGCGGAAGCGGAGAAACATGGCGTGCGGGCTGCGTTCATGGTCAATGAAATGAAGGCCGAATCCTTGAACGCCATCACCAAGCTGGTTGACTCCGGGAAATTGAAGGCCGTGGTCGACACCGTTCTGCCCCTGTCCGAGGCGCGCCGCGCCCAGGAGCTCATCCAAACCGGCCACACGCGCGGGAAAATCGCGCTCAAGGTGGTTTGACTCAACGGGAGCTTGAAGCGATGCGCCGCCCAACCCTTCGCGCGCTGATCCTGACTGCCTTGATGGGAGCCTGCGGCGGTCTCTCCCCAGGTTTCGCCGCCGATGATCGGCAAACTAAATCGCCCTGGGACCTCAAGATGTTCCGGTTCGAGTTCGACAACGACAGCTTCATCGGATCCGACGACGCGTTCTCGGCAGGCTGGAGCTTCCAGGTGCATTCGCGGGTGATGGACCAGTGGAATCCCGCCTACGCCGGCTGGATCGGTAAGCTGCCCGGGCTGGGGGATGATGGCCCGGGCCGCCGCGTCGTCCGCTGGGCGTTCGCATTGAGCCAGATCATCATCACGCCGAAAGACATCAGCATCGCCGCGCCGCAGCCGAACGACGCGCCGTGGGCCGGCTCGCTCGGCGTGACCGGCACCTGGTCGTCGTACGACAACCGGAAGCTGGGGGCGCTGCAGATCTACCTCGGGTGCATGGGTCCCTGCTCCCAGGCCGAGGACGTGCAGAAATTCATTCATGAGGATCTCGGCTTCGGGGATCCGCCCAAGGGATGGAAGAATCAGCTCTCGAACAAGGCGCTGGCCAACCTGAACTACGAGTACCGCTACAAGCTGTTCAGCCCCGCGGTGGCTGCCTACCTCCCCAGACGGTTCGCCGCCGACCTCGCCGTCGGTAGCGAGGCGGCGGCCGGGAACCTGACCACTCGCGTGAATGGCGAGGTTGAGCTGCGGTTCGGGTGGGGATTGCCGATGGGGTTCACGAAGATCCCCGACCCGCCCGGCGTCGGGATGGTCCTCGATCCCGTCTACCTCGACCCGGAGCAGCCCCTGATCGACCTGTACGGCTGGCGCATCTATTTCAACCTGGTCGTGCGTCGCCACTGGATCACCTACCTGGCGCCGTCCGAGGGGGGCCCGACCGAGAGCGGCGGGAATCAGCCGAAGCTCAGACCGTATCCCGGCAAGGAGGACGTGCTCTTCGGGGTGCACCTGACCCGGGTCCCATTCAGCGTCCACGTTACCTACTACCGGTACTTCAGCTCGGTTCCGGCAGGCATCGACGGGACGCTCGACTGGGTCAACTTCTCTTTCGAGTACCGCTTCTAGCGGCCACTTCCCGGTACCACGCCTGTCGAAGCTCGCTGAAACTCACGCCGGACGTGAGCCTGCGCTGCCACGGCTGCCCATTTCCGGGGTTTGGCATTATGATTAGCGACATGCTGCCTCATCGCTCGACGTCCGGGGACTGGCCGGCACTCAGCTACAAGGACTGGGAGCCCACGTGCACGACGCTGCACCTATGGACGCAGATTGTCGGCAAGGTGCGGCTCGCACAAACTCCCTGGATCAATCACTCCTGGCACGCGACCTTCTACTTGACGGCGCGAGGTCTCACGACGTCGACCATCGCCTATGGACCGCGCACGTTTCAAATCGATTTCGACTTCATCGGCGACGCACTGCGCATCGCCACGAGCGATGGCGGCGTCGCGACGCTGGCTCTGGCGCCGGCATCGATCGCCGATTTTCACGCTCGCTTCCGGGCCGCCCTCGCCGAGCTGGGACTCGAGATCGCCATGCACGACCGGCCGAGCGAGATGCCGAAGGCCGTGCCGTTCGCCGAAGACAGGGCGCCTCGCCCCTACGATGCCGACGCCGTCCGGCGCTTCTGGCGCGCCTTGCTCCACACCGAGCGCGTTCTCGTACGCTTTCGCTCCGGGTTCCTCGGCAAGGTGAGTCCGGTGCACCTGTTCTGGGGCGGTCTCGACTTGGCAGTGACGCGCTTTTCGGGCCGCCGTGCGCCGCGACATCCGGGTGGCGTGCCGCACCTGCCGGATGCCGTGAACGTCGAGGCCTATTCGCACGAGGTGAGCAGCGCCGGCTTCTGGCCGGGCGGCAGCGGAGCCGACGACGCGGCCTTCTACTCGTACGCCTATCCGGA
This genomic interval from Candidatus Polarisedimenticolia bacterium contains the following:
- the tssI gene encoding type VI secretion system tip protein TssI/VgrG; its protein translation is MRHGARLSVALIILTLAAGAAAAMEIRQIGVDASASDSGVVLSLSAPAGAESLVLEAFHGQEGISSLFSYQLDLVSASTASISASDLLGREIGISVTMPGGQTRYFHGICNRFSQGERTRYQAEIVPRLWLLTRTRSTRIFQEMSVPDILATVLRETPGLAFTMQLQGTFHPRTYVVQYQESDFAFLSRLMEEEGIFYFFRHSAGGHTMVLANTPEGHPDLAGAFPYRCAALDRPDTIADWDKIQEIRSGKTTLRDHEFELPGQTLEVSADIQDTVAAGQVLHRLTAGGADALKLYDYPGGYAKRFDGIDPGGAEGPDELTKIFEDGRRTVGIRMQEEAAQALVIRGVSTAAIFTPGHRFQLTRHFDGDGAYVLTSVQHSARAATDGSKGEYRNRFECIPAGLPFRPARKTPRPVVPGTQTAVVVGPPGEEIFTDKYGRVKVQFHWDREGRRDESSSCWVRVGALYAGTETGFVLPRVGWEVVVAFLEGDPDQPIIVGSVYNPDHLPPR
- a CDS encoding PA0069 family radical SAM protein; translated protein: MQSPRRVSNPPNPWSSQHVEWIDAPPLVALEVYEEEAKTILATNDSPDVGFTWSVNPYRGCQHACAYCYARPTHQYLGFGAGTDFDSRIVVKRNAPELLRKELAHPRWRRGRETIAFSGVTDCYQPLEASYELTRRCLEICDEFRHRIAIITKSALIRRDLDRLARMSGRGGAHVTISIPFARDEDGRKIEPLASAPSTRFETIRRLAEAGVPVGVGIAPLIPGLNDSAIAEILERAKAAGATDAFLVLLRLPAEVKPVFEERLHEVFPERAEKVLHALRDMREGHLYRSEFGERMRGKGPRWEAIHSLYEAQCRRLGLDHRRYDPADKKSAPAPALPKQIPLFQ
- a CDS encoding NADP-dependent oxidoreductase, with translation MSQRSETETTMKAVRIHAFGGPEVLRYEDAPRPVAAAGEVLIRIHASAVNPADWKFRNGLFGKDAPLPLTLGFDFSGVVEALGEGVTRWKTGDEVYGYGLGAYAEYIAVKETLVAAKPKTVDHIHAAAIASASLAAWKALFEVGGLRPGQKVLIHGATGGVGGFAVQLAHAKGVHVIGTASKRNQSYLKELGADEAIDYESVRFEDEVRDVDMVFDTQGGETQARSWKTLKRGGILVSIAQPPAQAEAEKHGVRAAFMVNEMKAESLNAITKLVDSGKLKAVVDTVLPLSEARRAQELIQTGHTRGKIALKVV
- a CDS encoding lipid A deacylase LpxR family protein, with protein sequence MRRPTLRALILTALMGACGGLSPGFAADDRQTKSPWDLKMFRFEFDNDSFIGSDDAFSAGWSFQVHSRVMDQWNPAYAGWIGKLPGLGDDGPGRRVVRWAFALSQIIITPKDISIAAPQPNDAPWAGSLGVTGTWSSYDNRKLGALQIYLGCMGPCSQAEDVQKFIHEDLGFGDPPKGWKNQLSNKALANLNYEYRYKLFSPAVAAYLPRRFAADLAVGSEAAAGNLTTRVNGEVELRFGWGLPMGFTKIPDPPGVGMVLDPVYLDPEQPLIDLYGWRIYFNLVVRRHWITYLAPSEGGPTESGGNQPKLRPYPGKEDVLFGVHLTRVPFSVHVTYYRYFSSVPAGIDGTLDWVNFSFEYRF
- a CDS encoding DUF5996 family protein, producing the protein MISDMLPHRSTSGDWPALSYKDWEPTCTTLHLWTQIVGKVRLAQTPWINHSWHATFYLTARGLTTSTIAYGPRTFQIDFDFIGDALRIATSDGGVATLALAPASIADFHARFRAALAELGLEIAMHDRPSEMPKAVPFAEDRAPRPYDADAVRRFWRALLHTERVLVRFRSGFLGKVSPVHLFWGGLDLAVTRFSGRRAPRHPGGVPHLPDAVNVEAYSHEVSSAGFWPGGSGADDAAFYSYAYPEPEGFRTAAVRPVGALYEAKLGLFMLPYAAVRSAPDPEATLLEFLQSTYEAAANLAGWNRAELDSSFGEPGVPRQV